Proteins from one Candidatus Zixiibacteriota bacterium genomic window:
- a CDS encoding XTP/dITP diphosphatase produces the protein MRELVLATNNEHKIREISQIIKNLPIQLLTKNDFQDFPDIEETGDKLEDNAVLKARGIHTFTGFPAMADDSGLEVMALDGAPGVMSARYAGPGCSFRDNNEKLLQELKDVPADRRQAVFRCVIAICFKPDDIELAEGRVEGFITTDLRGEKGFGYDPVFYLPEYDCTFAEMDPKQKNRISHRALAVQKASEVLRERFL, from the coding sequence ATGCGCGAACTTGTACTGGCTACCAACAACGAACACAAGATCCGGGAGATTTCGCAGATCATCAAAAACCTGCCAATACAGCTTCTGACCAAAAATGACTTCCAGGATTTCCCCGACATAGAGGAAACCGGCGATAAGCTCGAAGATAACGCTGTATTGAAAGCGAGAGGGATCCATACCTTCACAGGCTTTCCTGCCATGGCCGATGATTCCGGGCTGGAGGTTATGGCTTTGGATGGTGCCCCGGGAGTGATGTCGGCTCGCTACGCCGGTCCCGGGTGCAGTTTCCGTGATAACAACGAAAAGCTGTTGCAAGAGCTTAAAGATGTACCAGCAGATCGTCGCCAGGCGGTCTTTCGTTGCGTGATCGCAATCTGCTTTAAACCGGATGATATCGAACTTGCCGAGGGAAGAGTGGAAGGATTTATTACCACTGATCTCCGTGGTGAAAAGGGTTTTGGCTACGATCCGGTATTCTATCTGCCAGAGTATGACTGCACATTTGCTGAAATGGATCCGAAGCAGAAGAACCGGATTTCACACCGCGCCCTGGCCGTGCAAAAGGCTTCCGAGGTTCTACGCGAAAGATTCCTGTAA
- a CDS encoding TldD/PmbA family protein encodes MIGKDKIFTTIEKVMAQSKADQTEAVFLGSSTGLTRFANSFIHQNVAETVNRIYFRVAVGKQLGVASTTSFSVTDLRRCMKAATEIAKRQRENPHFSGFPGVQQYPEVHTYVEKTARFSPRQRASKLKRIFTKSINNDLDAAGALTTGEGEIAVLNSNGLRAYQPFTTASGNIVIMGEDSSGYTTFTSRDVDDLDFVKLSNTALKKCKKSKKPTEVEPGKYEVILEPAAVANLLEWLNFIAFGSKALQEETSFLAGRLGDKIMGDNITIYDDALETDGTPFPFDCEGIPKQHVDFIKDGVARGVVYDTLSGNKSDRQSTGHALPPDETGHGAMPFNVYIASGQASLEDMIANVEKGILVTRFHYINGFLDTRRGLMTGMTRDGTFLIKNGKLSKGIKNLRFTDSMLDVFSNVAEISSERVSIPGWWDALGCNTVPAMRISEFNFSGKTDF; translated from the coding sequence ATGATTGGAAAAGACAAAATCTTTACGACCATAGAGAAAGTCATGGCACAGTCCAAAGCCGACCAGACAGAGGCGGTCTTTCTGGGATCCTCTACCGGGCTGACCCGTTTTGCCAATTCGTTTATTCATCAGAATGTGGCTGAAACCGTCAACCGAATCTATTTCCGGGTGGCAGTCGGCAAACAGCTGGGAGTGGCATCGACTACATCATTTTCCGTGACCGATTTGCGGAGGTGCATGAAAGCCGCCACCGAGATCGCCAAACGCCAGCGTGAAAACCCGCATTTCAGTGGGTTCCCAGGCGTCCAGCAGTATCCCGAGGTCCACACCTATGTCGAGAAAACCGCTCGCTTCTCGCCCAGGCAGAGGGCCAGCAAGCTGAAACGCATCTTCACCAAATCGATCAACAACGATCTCGACGCAGCCGGCGCGTTAACCACCGGCGAAGGTGAAATCGCTGTCTTGAATTCTAACGGCCTGCGTGCATATCAGCCGTTCACGACAGCCTCAGGTAATATCGTCATTATGGGCGAAGATTCCTCCGGTTATACTACCTTTACATCGCGTGATGTTGATGATTTAGATTTCGTCAAGCTTTCCAATACCGCCCTGAAAAAATGCAAGAAGTCGAAAAAGCCGACCGAGGTCGAACCCGGCAAATATGAAGTCATCCTGGAGCCGGCGGCGGTTGCCAACCTGCTCGAATGGCTCAACTTTATTGCTTTCGGATCGAAAGCCCTGCAGGAGGAAACTTCCTTTCTGGCGGGGCGTCTCGGAGACAAGATCATGGGCGACAACATTACCATCTACGACGATGCCCTGGAAACTGACGGCACACCGTTTCCATTCGACTGCGAAGGAATTCCAAAACAGCATGTCGATTTCATAAAAGATGGTGTCGCACGGGGAGTTGTCTATGATACCCTGAGTGGCAATAAAAGTGACAGGCAGTCGACCGGCCACGCGCTTCCGCCCGATGAGACGGGGCATGGCGCGATGCCTTTCAATGTCTATATCGCTTCAGGTCAAGCCTCCCTGGAGGATATGATCGCAAATGTCGAAAAAGGCATCCTGGTCACCCGTTTTCACTATATCAACGGATTTCTGGATACCCGCAGGGGACTGATGACCGGAATGACTCGTGACGGCACTTTCCTGATTAAAAACGGCAAGCTCAGTAAGGGGATAAAAAACCTCCGCTTTACTGACAGTATGCTGGATGTTTTCTCGAATGTCGCGGAGATTTCATCAGAGCGGGTTTCGATCCCCGGCTGGTGGGATGCGCTCGGCTGTAATACGGTGCCTGCCATGAGAATATCAGAATTCAACTTCTCCGGAAAAACCGACTTTTAG
- a CDS encoding TldD/PmbA family protein, translating into MQDKLQETIEYLKAKGASYADIRFVRNEVESIKVTNENVDTLSRTLNHGFGIRVLADGAWGFASSSTVRAAEFRKIANQALKIAKASAITKKEDVRLDEGQVYVDKYQTPFETDPFKVRLSRKINMLTKINQALMKKPEIKIAESSMGFFKTHKIFVNSEGSVIEQELLESGAGYAATAVEGSEVQRRSFPNSQGGDYMTGGFEIVENMGLQKNAARVREEAIELLSAPPLPAGEADIIIGASQMALQIHESCGHPTELDRVLGTEISLAGGSFMTIDKLNSLKYGSDIVNIVHDATCPGGLGTFGYDDEGVKAQRMPLIENGRFVGYLTSRETAGVVGQNSNGCMRADGFNRIPLIRMTNINLEPGEWELDDLIADTEGGFFFDTNKSWSIDDKRLNFQFGMEAAREIKNGKLGKMYKNPLYTGITPQFWNSCDAICNKNHWHIWGVANCGKGEPMQVAHVAHGTSPARFRQVQVGVSK; encoded by the coding sequence ATGCAGGACAAGCTTCAGGAAACGATCGAGTATCTGAAAGCTAAAGGCGCATCCTACGCAGATATACGCTTCGTCCGCAACGAGGTGGAATCGATCAAAGTCACCAATGAGAATGTAGATACATTGTCGCGGACCTTAAACCATGGTTTCGGCATCCGGGTTTTAGCCGACGGCGCCTGGGGATTTGCTTCGTCTTCGACTGTGCGTGCGGCCGAGTTTCGCAAAATCGCCAACCAGGCGTTAAAGATTGCCAAGGCATCGGCAATTACCAAAAAAGAAGATGTCAGGCTGGATGAAGGTCAGGTATATGTTGACAAGTACCAGACTCCTTTCGAAACCGATCCGTTTAAAGTCCGTCTCTCACGCAAGATCAATATGCTGACCAAGATCAACCAGGCCCTGATGAAGAAGCCCGAAATCAAGATCGCCGAATCATCGATGGGCTTTTTTAAGACCCATAAGATCTTTGTCAACAGTGAAGGTTCTGTCATCGAACAGGAACTGCTCGAATCCGGCGCCGGTTATGCCGCGACCGCGGTCGAGGGCTCTGAAGTCCAGAGACGTTCCTTCCCGAATTCGCAGGGTGGAGATTATATGACCGGCGGTTTCGAGATTGTGGAAAATATGGGATTACAGAAGAACGCCGCCCGTGTGCGTGAGGAAGCGATTGAACTATTGTCCGCTCCTCCGCTTCCGGCCGGTGAAGCTGACATAATTATCGGCGCGTCCCAGATGGCCCTTCAGATACATGAATCCTGCGGCCATCCGACCGAACTCGACCGTGTGCTCGGAACAGAAATTTCGCTGGCGGGTGGATCGTTTATGACTATCGACAAGCTCAACAGCCTCAAGTATGGCTCGGATATCGTAAATATCGTGCATGATGCCACCTGTCCCGGCGGTTTGGGTACATTTGGCTACGATGACGAGGGTGTAAAGGCCCAGCGTATGCCCCTGATCGAAAACGGCAGGTTTGTCGGCTATCTCACCTCGCGCGAAACCGCGGGTGTGGTCGGGCAGAATTCCAACGGGTGTATGCGTGCCGATGGATTCAACCGCATCCCGCTGATCCGCATGACCAATATCAACCTCGAACCGGGCGAATGGGAGCTCGATGACCTGATCGCCGACACCGAGGGCGGTTTCTTCTTTGACACCAACAAGAGCTGGTCGATCGATGACAAGCGCTTGAATTTCCAGTTTGGTATGGAGGCGGCCCGCGAAATCAAAAACGGGAAACTCGGCAAGATGTACAAGAATCCGCTCTATACCGGCATCACACCGCAATTCTGGAATTCCTGCGATGCTATCTGCAACAAGAACCACTGGCATATCTGGGGTGTGGCCAATTGCGGCAAAGGTGAGCCGATGCAGGTCGCTCATGTCGCCCACGGCACCTCCCCGGCCCGATTCAGACAAGTACAGGTGGGGGTGAGTAAATGA
- a CDS encoding tetratricopeptide repeat protein produces the protein MKNRHVSKIYSLLLLTLLLIISQAGSALGENQMDTSLAPAEMLDIADQIFHTRDYLEARDLYIETAEHADLHGDSSVLTEAVAMIGRTYLITGKLAECDLLLKRAKRTADPDSPLGWSRYLGVRGRFEWQENRLEDARQTFNEMYEYCLAKGLHERAIDATHMMAIVEDLEGQVRWGLKGIKAAEKGQVTQWLGPLWNNLGATYEDLENYNKALEAYKKAREYHYEHGDETNRLIADWAVGHAYRLKGDYRQARKWLEPLLQWSEQIGNHEFFGWTNRELGLMELDNGKYMRAVEYLVQAKNGLKQAGMPEWDPDGYRELIDLLVETKIKADR, from the coding sequence ATGAAAAACCGCCATGTATCAAAAATATATTCTCTCCTTTTGTTAACGCTTCTGTTAATAATATCTCAGGCTGGAAGTGCTCTCGGAGAGAACCAGATGGACACCTCCCTGGCGCCTGCCGAGATGCTCGATATAGCTGACCAGATATTTCATACCCGCGATTACCTTGAGGCTCGCGATCTCTATATCGAAACTGCCGAACATGCCGATCTGCACGGCGACAGTTCGGTTTTGACTGAGGCTGTGGCGATGATCGGCCGGACCTACCTGATCACCGGTAAACTGGCCGAATGTGATTTGCTTCTTAAGCGCGCAAAACGCACTGCCGACCCTGACAGCCCCCTGGGGTGGTCGCGTTACCTGGGTGTCAGGGGACGATTCGAGTGGCAGGAAAACAGGCTGGAAGATGCCCGGCAGACTTTTAACGAGATGTACGAGTACTGTCTCGCGAAGGGACTGCATGAACGGGCTATTGACGCTACCCACATGATGGCTATCGTTGAGGATCTGGAGGGACAGGTCAGGTGGGGGCTGAAAGGGATCAAGGCGGCTGAGAAGGGGCAGGTAACCCAATGGCTGGGACCGCTCTGGAACAATCTCGGAGCGACTTATGAGGATCTCGAAAACTACAATAAGGCGCTCGAGGCCTATAAAAAAGCGCGCGAATACCATTATGAACATGGCGATGAAACCAACCGCCTGATCGCCGACTGGGCGGTCGGTCATGCCTACCGGCTGAAAGGCGATTACCGCCAGGCCCGTAAATGGCTGGAACCGCTTCTCCAGTGGAGCGAACAGATAGGCAACCACGAGTTTTTCGGCTGGACCAACCGTGAGCTCGGGCTGATGGAACTGGATAACGGCAAATATATGCGGGCTGTGGAGTATCTGGTGCAGGCCAAAAATGGCCTAAAGCAGGCTGGTATGCCTGAATGGGATCCGGATGGTTACCGAGAACTTATCGATCTTTTGGTCGAAACCAAGATCAAGGCTGACAGGTAA